The Candidatus Eisenbacteria bacterium DNA segment GTCGTGTCCCGGGGCAAAGACATAGACAAGGAACTTCCGGGACACGACACTAGGGTAGACTGCTCATGTACTGGATCAGCAAGAGCATTCATATTCTGAACCGCTTTCGGCGGCAGCTGATCATCTTTCTGTCCGTCCTCGGCCCCGGGATCATTGTCATGGTTGCGGACAATGATGCGGGCGGCATATCCACCTACGCTGTCACGGGTTCGAAATATGGTTTCTCGCTTCTTTGGATGTTTGTTTTTCTTGTCCCGATGGCCTTCTACGTGCAGGAAATGACAGTCCGTGTTGGGGCCGTCACGAAACGCGGTCATGCGGAAGCCATATTTGACGGTTTCGGGCCTTTCTGGGGATGGTTTTCTATTGTTGACCTGGCCATTATCAACTGGCTGACCTTGATTACTGAGTACATCGGAATGACCGCGGCGATGAGTCTCCTCGGAGTCCCACCCTGGATCACCTTCACCCTGGTGACAATCATCCTTCTTGCCATTGTCGTATCAGGGCGATACTGGACATTCGAGAAGCTCGCTCTCTTCTTCTGCATTTTCAATTTTGTCTATATCCCTGCCGCGTTTTGGGCCATGAAGACTCCCACGGCACCGAGCTGGGGGCACGCGTTCCGGGATCTTTTCTCGCCGCACCTGTCACTGGTTTTCAACGGAGATCTCATTTTCATCATAATGGCAAACATCGGCACGACCATAGCCCCGTGGATGATCTTCTTTCAGCAGAGTGCCGTTGTGGATAAAGGTCTGGATGTTCACGACATCAAGTTCGGGCGGTTGGACACGCTAATCGGTTGCTTTCTAACGTGCACTGTGGCCGTTTTCATCATCATCGCCACGGGTGCTGTATTCTATTACCATCGTCCGCCCATTACGATTCAAGATGCAAAACAGACAGCCGAGGCCATCGTACCGCTCTTGCCATCAGGATACGGAGAGGTAGCGCGGAAGCTCTTCGCCATAGGGCTCTTCGACGCCGGATTCCTCGGGGCGCTGTGCATCTCCCTGTCTTCATCATGGGCAGTGGGGGAGGTGTGCGGATGGTCGCACTCGCTGAACTACAAGGTTAGGGAGGCGCCTTGGTTTTACACGATTTACGTGTTGATGCTTGTCACCTCTGGTATGATCGTCCTGATCCCGGGTGCTCCGCTTGTCACGATCACGATGTTTGTACAGGTTGTGGCAGTGACGCTTTTACCCGCATCACTTGTTTTTCTGCTCATAATCCTGAACGATGAGTCCTGTATGGGTGAACACACAAGCACCACCTGGGAGAATGTAGCGAACTGGACGATCGTTATTATTGTCATTTTCATGTCAACACTTCTGGCCATCAACACCCTTTTTCCGGGTCTCTTCAGATGACCATCGGGAGGCGAACATGATGACACCTTCTACCGATGCCGCCAAAACGCCCAATATGCCTGCCGGCAAGGAGGAGTTTCGGTTCCTGTATTTCTCGGGATTGATCAAACGCCCGATCTGTGCAGGGAAGATCAAGAATCGAATCGGGAAACTGACCGATCTGGTCTTCGCGCAGGCCGAGCCGTACCCGGAGGCGACAGGAATTTATATCGAGCACGGATGGGGCAAACCAACCGAGTTCGTCCCATGGGGAAAGGTCCTGAGAATTGAAGATGATGCCATTTTCGTCCAACCCACCGAAGACGGACAGATGTACCCTCCATTCGTCGATCAACCTGGCTGGATGCTCCTGGACAAGCATCTGATGGGGCGCACCATTCTGGACATGGATGGACGGCGTATAGAAGTTGTGAACGACGTACATCTTCTGGAATCCAAGGGCCGGCTGGTAATGGTCCACGTTGACATTTCCTTCAACGGTTTCTTGCGCAGATGGAAATTGGGTGGGATTCGCTGGATCAAAGACCAGCTTATCTCCTGGAAATATGTTCAGCCGCTTTCTGTTGAAGACGCCGTTGCCACGGACACGGTTTCGCTCTCCGTAACCCGGAAGCAAATGCGCGACTTGCCCAGCGAGGATCTGGCCGATGCCCTTGAACAATTATCCGGAGAAGAGCAGCAGGCTCTCTTCTCGGCCCTCGATTCGGAAAAAGCTGCGGAGGCCCTGGTGGAGGCAGAACCTAGGGCGCAGCGGCAGATTATTGCGAATCTGCGAAAGGAAAAAGCCAGCACGATTCTGTCCGAGATGACCATCCCTCAACTGGCAGACCTCTTTTCTGTTTTGCCTCATGAGCAGATGACAAACATGATGGGGTTGCTTGGTCCGGAGCAGAGTGAGCGCGTGCGTGCCGTTCTCTCGGAACGGGAGGCGAAGGCGAAGGACATTATGTCAGCGAGTTTCATGACAGCGCACAAGGATGATAAAGTTGGAGAGGTCCTTGAAAGAATAAGGCATTCTCCCGTCGAACCTGAGGCTATCGCCTACATATATGTAGTGGACCCGGAAGCCAAGACTCTCGTCGGAGTGGTGGACTTGCGTGAACTGCTGCTTTCTTCGGATGACTTGCGGTTGGGAGAGATAACGATCTCACCCGTGGTTGTCGCAGAGGCAGACGATATACGTGAGGACCTTGCTGAAATGTTCGCCAAGTATCATTATAGAATGATTCCTGTCGTGGATGAACATGACCATATGTTGGGAGTTGTTCACCACAACGATATTGCGTGAAATTCCACGAGCTTGATGAACATCTGAGGAGAATCGAATGCCGCGCGTGAAAATGAGCCGAACGACCCGGGTCGCACTCTACCTTCTGGGATTCTACCTGGCGTTTATGCTGATCTTGATTGTCGTGAGGTTCATCAAAGTCCTATAAATAGTGACAGTCACCTATTTCAGGTGTGGCTATGTAACGGAAATAGGTGAAATAGGTGACTGTCACTATTTTCCGTACATTCGCATCAGCTTCTTGGATGTAACTGGCCACGTGTATTCCGCGACGACTTCACTTGCCGCGATTCCCATCTTGCGCGCCCTGTCGGGATTCTCAAGGAGGTCACCAACGGCCTCAGCCATTGCCCGATAATCGCCGACATCCACGAGCGCGGCGCTCACCCCATCCTCGAAAACTGACGGGATTCCGCCGGCCCTGGTGGTGACGATGGGCAGCCCCGATGCAGCTGCCTCCAGGAGTGCGGTCGGGAGACCGTCCACCTTGCTGGTATTCAGGCAAACGTCACCCTCATGCATAGCCCTTGCCACATCTTCGGTCGGAATT contains these protein-coding regions:
- a CDS encoding divalent metal cation transporter, with translation MYWISKSIHILNRFRRQLIIFLSVLGPGIIVMVADNDAGGISTYAVTGSKYGFSLLWMFVFLVPMAFYVQEMTVRVGAVTKRGHAEAIFDGFGPFWGWFSIVDLAIINWLTLITEYIGMTAAMSLLGVPPWITFTLVTIILLAIVVSGRYWTFEKLALFFCIFNFVYIPAAFWAMKTPTAPSWGHAFRDLFSPHLSLVFNGDLIFIIMANIGTTIAPWMIFFQQSAVVDKGLDVHDIKFGRLDTLIGCFLTCTVAVFIIIATGAVFYYHRPPITIQDAKQTAEAIVPLLPSGYGEVARKLFAIGLFDAGFLGALCISLSSSWAVGEVCGWSHSLNYKVREAPWFYTIYVLMLVTSGMIVLIPGAPLVTITMFVQVVAVTLLPASLVFLLIILNDESCMGEHTSTTWENVANWTIVIIVIFMSTLLAINTLFPGLFR
- a CDS encoding CBS domain-containing protein encodes the protein MMTPSTDAAKTPNMPAGKEEFRFLYFSGLIKRPICAGKIKNRIGKLTDLVFAQAEPYPEATGIYIEHGWGKPTEFVPWGKVLRIEDDAIFVQPTEDGQMYPPFVDQPGWMLLDKHLMGRTILDMDGRRIEVVNDVHLLESKGRLVMVHVDISFNGFLRRWKLGGIRWIKDQLISWKYVQPLSVEDAVATDTVSLSVTRKQMRDLPSEDLADALEQLSGEEQQALFSALDSEKAAEALVEAEPRAQRQIIANLRKEKASTILSEMTIPQLADLFSVLPHEQMTNMMGLLGPEQSERVRAVLSEREAKAKDIMSASFMTAHKDDKVGEVLERIRHSPVEPEAIAYIYVVDPEAKTLVGVVDLRELLLSSDDLRLGEITISPVVVAEADDIREDLAEMFAKYHYRMIPVVDEHDHMLGVVHHNDIA